Proteins encoded by one window of Nitrospirae bacterium YQR-1:
- a CDS encoding zinc dependent phospholipase C family protein — protein sequence MTHTYLANEVLFFSFLLPPAVSAVINRFKEDFLYGNIIADIVLGKKYLPQEKSSHSWDFGFRLIEGAKTSQQKAFACGYLSHLAADTVAHDILTRESKNIEHTLYELKADSFINRKYWLQAVAIKKSVQKRNDLFLENSICKLFLSFKINKRIYKSLLFMSLLATGGVINIVEGHMPYSYTPPRHMIEELIEESLRRIIDILKHGKSSKIADIKPSGDIKHGKLYKSLFL from the coding sequence TTGACCCATACGTATCTGGCAAATGAAGTATTGTTTTTTTCATTTCTTCTGCCGCCCGCTGTCAGCGCTGTGATTAATCGTTTTAAAGAAGATTTTCTCTATGGCAACATAATAGCAGATATAGTGTTGGGGAAAAAGTATCTGCCGCAGGAAAAGAGTTCCCATTCGTGGGATTTCGGTTTCAGACTTATTGAGGGAGCTAAAACCTCACAACAAAAGGCTTTTGCATGTGGGTACCTTTCCCATCTTGCAGCAGACACCGTTGCCCACGATATTTTGACCAGAGAAAGTAAAAATATAGAACATACCCTCTATGAACTCAAAGCAGACAGCTTTATCAACAGAAAGTACTGGCTTCAGGCTGTAGCTATTAAAAAGAGTGTGCAAAAGCGCAATGATCTTTTTTTAGAGAATTCTATTTGTAAACTATTTTTGTCTTTTAAGATAAATAAGAGGATTTACAAAAGCCTTCTTTTTATGTCGCTACTTGCTACAGGCGGGGTTATAAATATTGTAGAGGGCCATATGCCTTATTCATACACGCCTCCGCGTCATATGATTGAAGAGCTTATTGAGGAGTCCCTCAGGCGCATAATAGATATTTTAAAACACGGCAAAAGCTCAAAAATAGCCGATATAAAACCATCCGGTGATATAAAACACGGAAAACTCTACAAAAGCCTTTTTTTGTAA